TGAAGAATAAAATAAATCCTAAAAAGACTTATAATGAATAGGCTAAAGTAGAAAACTCTTTTTAATGAATTAACCCATATGATTGCATGAAAAACAAGAAATCCAAATAAAATTCCTAATATTATACTACCCAGAACATCTGTAAGCCAGTGAACACCTAAATAAAGCCTTGATATACATATAAAGAAAGCAATTAAGAGGATATAAAAATAGAAAATTTTTCTCAATTTTGTGTTAACAGAATTATTTTTCAAAAATAATATCAAAATTGTGGAAAAAGTCAGAGCATTTGTTGCATGATTTGATGGGAAGCTGTAAGAATGTGTACATCCAACAATTCCTCTAAAATATTCTGTCCAGCATGGACGAACTCTCTGAATAAGATTTTTAATCTCCAAAGAAAGCCAGTCTGAAAGAAATATTCCTAATATGATTGCCAAAATAAAATATGCTATGTATCTGTAATTTTTTGTTTTAAGATATTTGAATATCATGTAAAGAAACACTGGCAACCAAAGTATCCAGCCTCTCTGGGTAAAAAAGACCATTAAAATATCTAAAAAATTGTTTGATAGAGTTTTATGAAAGAATAAAAATATTTCTTTTTCCATGTCCAGTTTGAAATTATAACATGTTATAATTTCATTATGCCTGTTTTCGTGAAGGATAATGAAAAATGTGTTGGATGCCTTATCTGTATGTTTGCCTGCGGAAGGGCACATCAGGCTGCTGGACTTGAAAGTTCTTGTATAAAGGTGCGTTCTCAGGGTGGAATCTCAAGAGGTTTTTCAGTATTTGTATGCCGAGGTTGTGATGACCCTCCATGTGCTCGTGCTTGTCCAGAAGATGCATTGATTGTAAGAAAAACAGGAGGAGTTTTGCTTAAAGAAGAAAGATGCACAGGATGTGGTTACTGTGTCAAAGCCTGTATTCTTGATGCAATAGGATGGAATAATGGGAAAAATAAGCCTGTTATATGTATTCAATGTGGAGAGTGTGCTAAAAGCTGCCATTATAAAGTTCTGGAGTTTGTAAGAAAATGATTAAAGAAGATCCTTTAAATAGAGTTCTATACATTGACCTTACAAAGAAAAAGTTCTGGATTGAGGAAAGACCTGAACTTTTTACAAAATATATTGGTGGAACAGGTGTTGCAATAAGGCTTTTGCATGAAAACTGTCCCAATGATATAGACCCATTTTCTCCTGATAATCCTATAATCTTTGCTGTGGGACCATTAAATGGACTTTTTCCGATAGCATCAAAAACAGTTGCCATGTTTAAGTCTCCTCATACAGGAAATCTTGGTGAATCTCATGCAGGAGGCAGAAGTGCAATTGCTATAAGAATGGCAGGATATGGAGCAATAGTTATAAAAGGAAAAAGTGAACGCCCATGCTATATTGCTATCCATTCAGACAAAGTATATTTTAGAGATGCTACAACTTTATGGGGGGTAAAAGAAGGATTATCAGTTGGGAGTCTTATAAGAAGGCAAGAGCCAGGTGCAGGTCTCAGAACAATAATGAGAATAGGTCCAGCAGGTGAAAAACTGATAAGTTATTCCTGCGTTACACTTGAAACTTACAGACATTTTGGGAGACTGGGATTGGGCGCTGTATTCGGGAGTAAAAATTTGAAAGCTGTTGTTATATCAGGCAAAAGAGACATAAATGTAACAAACTTTAAAGAATACAAACAACTCTATGAAGAGTTATTATTGCAACTTGCTGAATCGGAAAAAATGAAAAAATATCATGAACTTGGTACGCCTGCTAATATTCTTCCGCTTAGTTTTTCAAAAGGGATTCCTATAAAAAATCTTTTAACAAATGAAATTGAAAAAATTGAAAACATATCAGGTGAGTCTTTTGCAGAAAAACATCTCGGTAGGCGAGTTGCTTGCTCTCACTGCCCTGTTGCTTGTATTCATTTAGCTACTTTACGAAAACCCTATGAAGATGAACCATACTTTTATAGAACGGTTTATCTTTCATATGATTACGAATTAATTTATGCTCTTGGCTCAATGCTTGGAATAACTTCTTCTGAAGATGTATTAAAACTTATTGAAGCTGTAGAAGATATGGGACTTGACGCTATATCAACAGGTGTTATTTTAGCCTGGATTACAGAAGCTTTTGAAAAAGGTATCATAAATGAAACTATGACTGATGGAATTGTTCCTGAATGGGGAAACACAGAATGCTATGTAGAACTCATAAGAAAAATTGTCTACAGCAATAATGAACTTTTCAACGATTTGAGAAGAGGCATTGACTATACATCATCCAAATATGGTGGAAAAGATTTCGCTCTTACCTATGGTAAAAATGAGATGCCAGGATATCACACTGGTTATGGTGCTCATATTGGTTATCTCTTTGGGGCAAGGCATAGTCATCTTGACAGCGCTGGATATGCAATTGACAGAGAAGCAATGACAACTCAAAAAACTGTAGAGGAGTTAGTGGAAAGAATTATTAAAGAAGAACAATGGAGGCAGATACTGTCAAGTCTTGTTATATGTTTTTTTGCAAGAGAAATATATACTTCCGATGTGATTCATAAGTGTTTAAAACTATCGGGATTTGGCTTTAGTGAAGAGGAGCTTTCAGAAATTGGAAGAGAAATTTATGCTGATAAATATAGATTTAAAATTAAATGCGGCTTTGATATTGATAACCTGAGTTTACCCAAAAGAGTATTTGAAATTCCAACAAGCTTGGGATTTATTGACAAAGACTTTACAGACAAGGCAATTGTTTTATTAAAAGAAAAAATTAAAAGTTTGTTATAATTCTTCATGGCAAATAGAGAGTTACTAAATAAACATTTATTATCTTTGATAAAATATTTTATTTGCCTGTTAATCTCTTTTCTTTCTACATCCGTTTATGCAAAAGAGATAATTGTTCTTACAGTAAATGGGGTTATAAATCCACCTCATGCAGAATACACAATAAAGGGAATACAAAAAGCCCATGAACAAAATGCAGAGGCAGTTATAATCCAGCTTGATACACCAGGAGGACTTGATACATCAATGAGAAGCATAATTAAAGAGATGCTTAACTCTCAAATCCCGATTGTTGTGTATGTTTCACCTAAAGGTGCTCGTGCTGCAAGTGCAGGTGCTTTTATAACACTTGCTGCTCATATAGCTGCAATGGCTCCAGGTACGAATATAGGTGCAGCTCATCCTGTTGCTATGGGTGGAGAAAAAATGGATAAAACAATGGCAGAAAAAATAACAAATGACGCAGTTGCATATATTAAATCAATTGCAAAACAAAGAGGAAGAAACATTGAATGGGCTGAGCAAGCAGTAAGGAAAAGTATATCATCCACTGAAACAGAGGCATTGAAACTTAAAGTAATAGATTTAATTGCTGATGATTTAAATAGTCTTATGAAAGACATAAACGGCATGAAAGTAAAAACAGCACGGGGTGAAGTTACTTTAAATACAAAGACTGCAAAAATAAATAAAATTGAAATGAACTTTAGAGAAAAACTCCTTAACTTTATAAGTGACCCTAATATTGCTTATATTCTTTTGATGATCGGGATATATGGGATTATATTTGAACTGAGCAATCCGGGAGCAATACTCCCAGGTGTAATTGGTGCGATTTCTTTAATCCTTGCTTTTTACAGTTTACAAACTCTTCCAATAAACTACGCAGCAGCAGGACTTATTCTTCTTGGAGTAATTTTATTTATTCTTGAGCTCAAATTTACATCTCATGGACTGCTAACACTTGGAGGAGTAATATGTTTTATACTCGGTTCAATAATGCTTTTTGATACAGCAAATCCTTTATTCAAGCTTTCTCTTTCAGTTATTATTCCTGTAACCCTTGTTACAGCCTTATTTTTTGGAGTTTTGTTAAGGCTTGCTTATAAAGCACATAAAAGAAAACCTGTTACAGGAGTTGAAGAACTCATCGGCTTAAAAGGCATAGCAAAAACTGATATTGACAGACACAGGGGAATGGTTATGGTGCATGGAGAACTCTGGCAAGCTGTATCAGATGAAGAAATAAAAAAAGATGAGGAAATTATAGTAGAAGAAGTAAAAGGGCTAACTCTCAAAGTAAGGAGAGCTAATTGAAAGTTCTGATTACTGGTGCAACGGGTTTTATAGGAAGTCATCTGACAGAGGCTCTTTTGAATGAAAATTTTGACGTTTATTGTATTGTAAGGAATCCTTTGAAGCTTCGTTTCCTTCAGGGATTGAATGTAAAGATAATTCAGGGAGATTGTTCTCAGAAAGAAACCATTGAAAAAATTAGGTGGGATTTTGATTACATTTTTAATTTATCAGGAATTACAAAAGCAACCCATCCTGAAGAATTTTTCCAATCAAACTATCTTGGTACAAAAAATCTTGTAGAAGTAGTAGCTGAGAGGAATCCTTCTCTTAAAAGATTTGTTCATGTAAGCAGTCTTGCAGCTGTAGGACCATGCAGAGATGGAAAACCTGTTGATGAAAAAACAGAACCTGCACCTATATCAGAATATGGAAAAAGCAAATTAATGGGAGAAAAAGCAGTGGAATTTTTCAAAGATAAACTTCCAATTACAATAATAAGACCACCTGCTGTTTATGGACCAAGAGATAGTGATTTTCTTACATTTTTTAAAATGATTAAGGTGGGGGTGGTTTTATATCTTACAGAAGCCATCTATTCAATGATTTATGTGAATGACCTTGTCAATGGCATTATTACTGCTTCAAAGAGTGAAAAAGCAGTTGGTGAAACTTTTTTTATTGCTGAATCTCAGCCATATGACACTCATCAGATAGTTGAGGCTATCTCTGATGCAGTAGGTAAAAGACCTGTCAAAATTAAAATTCCTAAGGGAATCGGAATGTTTTTCATAAGAGTATTTCAAAAATTTGATAAAAAAAGTATAATAAATAGCGATAAACTCAAAGAGCTTGTTCAGCCCTGCTGGGTTTGTGATACACAAAAAGCTGAGCAATTGCTCGGTTTTAAAACAAAAACTAAGTTAAAGGAAGGGATGGAATGGACCGCAAAATGGTACAGAATGAATCAATGGATATGAAAAAAGATGTATTTGAAAAATGTTTTAAATTTACAATAGCATATGAACTTCAAAAAATAGGAGTTTATCCATACTTCAGGGTAATTGAGTCTGCCCAAGGTCCTGAAGTAATAATGAATGGTAAAAAGATGATTATGATAGGCTCAAACAACTATCTTGGGCTTACCAATCATCCAAAGGTTAAAGAGGCTGCAATCAATGCTATTAAAAAATATGGAACAGGATGCGCAGGTTCCAGGTTTTTAAATGGAACGCTTGATATTCATGTGGAACTTGAGGAAAAATTGGCAAGATTCATGAGAAAAGAAGCTGCTTTAATATTTACAACAGGATTTCAGGTAAATCTTGGAGTAATTTCATCATTAATTGGAAAGGATGATATTGTAATCATTGATAAGATGGACCATGCAAGTATTGTTGATGGATGTCGTCTTTCCTTTGGTGAAGTTAAAAGATATAAGCACAATGACATTGATGATTTGGAAAGAATTCTTAGAGAATCTGAAGGGAAGCCCAGGCTTGTAGTAGTTGATGGAGTATTTAGTATGGAAGGAGATATAGTTAAACTTCCAGAAGTTGTAGCTTTATGCAAAAAATATGGTACAAGGCTTATGGTTGATGATGCTCATGGAATAGGAGTGCTTGGAGTAACAGGTCGTGGAACTGCTGAACATTTCGGACTTGAAAATGAAGTTGATATGATAATGGGAACATACAGCAAATCTCTTGCATCAATTGGAGGGTTTATTGCAGGACAAAAGGATGTTATAAACTATATCAAACACTTTGGAAGGTCTTTTATTTTCAGTGCAAGCCCGCCACCTGCATCAGTAGCTGCGGTTTCTGCAGCTATAGACATAATTGAAAGTGAGCCAGAACGCAGGGAACAACTGTGGAAAAATACAAATAAGATGCTTAAAGGATTTAAAGAACTTGGATTTGATATCGGAGTAGCAGAAACACCAATAATTCCAGTAATTGTTGGAGAAGACGAACTGGCATTTAAATTTGTTATGATGCTTCAAGAAGAAGGAGTATTTGCCAATGTGGCTGTATCTCCAGCTGTTCCTCCTGGAAAAGCTCTCATAAGAACAAGTTATATGGCAACTCATACAGATGAGCATCTTGATAGAGTCCTTGAAGCGTTCAAAAAAGTTGGTAAAGCATTAGGAGTAATTTAAGTTTTTATTTTTCTCAAGAAGTTAAAACAAACTGTAAGATCAAGATTGATATATTGCTTTTTGGAATTATTGATTAACCCTGTTTACAAAAATTCAGCAGGGGCATAATCTGAACTATCTTGCATAAACAGCTTCTATACGGGAATGAGTACTTTCAGGTCCTTCTGCTTCTGAGATTATGGTATAAATAAAACCTTTATATCCTGCGCCAAACTTTGAATATGCTACTCCTGTTATTTCATATCCTGGAGGAGTTTTATATGCATTGAGGCATACAGTTATATTATTTCTAAAAAGCGTATTACTTCCGTAAAGCTTGAACTTAAGTTCAATAGGACTTGATGTGCATTCTCCAACGCTATATTCGTTAAATGAACCAGATTGAATCATTATTACAGCATGATGAATCCCACCAACTGCTGCATCACGAACTGAAGCGTATGTTTTTATTGTCTGTGAAGTTCCTAAAAGTTTTGTAAGGGCAAAATAAAGTCCTGCAAGTGCTAACAATGCAAAAAGTGCAATCAATATAGCAGAAAAAAGAGAGATTCCTCTATTGTTTATTGATAGTTTCTTAATTGAATATCCTGCTCTATTACCTTCCATCTATACCACCTCCCTATATTATTCCACCACGTGCTATCTATGGTTGGACCTCCTCCACAGTCTGTACTGAACTGCGGCTTGGTTGTTACAGTATCCTGCTTTCCACCAACCTGAAGAATAAGGCAGATACGGAATAGTTTAAGGTTATGACTTTGAATATCTGAAGAAGAAACTGAATCCTGATAAATAATTGAACCACCACTTTGTATACCTGCTCTAACTTTGAAACTATTTGGTAAAACACATGAAATAATTGGTTGATTTGCCTGATAACCTGCATATCCTGATGTCCCAATTGTTTTGATAAGATTATATGTTCCCTGTGCACATTCCTTCGGTAAGTTTGTCTGTGTAAGGCTATAACTAACCATAAAAGATTGAGGATATTTATAATCATCATTTGTTGTAGCATAAAAACCTAAGCCACTCATGCCTGTTAAGTCATTGCATAGATAGTCAAGAGTTGAAGGGCATAAATTTTTTTTAGTTATAGAGTCAAGAATAATGTACCAGGCACTGGGAAATTCGCAGTCCTGTCCCATAAAGTTTTTACTTTTTATTGTTAAGCTACCATTGTCTAAAACCGCCCAGCATCCTGACCATATTTCTTCTCTTGAGGCTAATGAAGGAAACTTTAAAATTCCTGATGTTATTGTTGTTGAAGTCAAATTATCAACGTCCACTCCAAATCCTGCAGATTCAACATCCTTTAAAAGCTGATTAATAAGAACTCCTACATCAGCTTCCTGTTTTGCAACGATATGCTTAGTTACATTTTCCTTTGCTATGAATCTATATGCAGAAAGAATGCCTGCTGCTAAAATACCCATGATTGCAATTACAATTAGTATTTCAACAATTGAATAACCTCTTTTCATCTTTTTTCCTTAATTACTACGGAAGTCATCTGCTTAAGAGTATTTGTAAATGGCTCAAAATACCACACCATAACTGAAGCTGCTTTACCTGTTTCTCTGCCATAATCATCAATTATTCTTGCAATATTCACAGCTAAGTATATTTTTTTGCCTGAAAATCCTTCATATGTGCATACAGGAAGAGTGCTTGGACAGTTACTACCACTACAGCTACATTGTGCATTTACATTATTAGATGAAGGATACAGTCTTAATTTTGAAGAAAGTCCGTCAATTGGGTTCGTTCCTGTAGGTGAACCTATATTGTAAAAATCTGTCTCACTTTCAAAAAAACTGCAAGATGTTGAATTACAGATTACATTATTCCATGAAGAATTATTTGCATAAAGTATTGATTGAATTCCGCTTCCATCACTTACATAAGGAAGACTTTCAATATAAGCTGTAAACTGTTTCGCTATTTCCGTTGCTTTGTCTTTCATTTTTGCTCTTATTGAAAATTTGTTATATTCAAGAATTCCTTTTAAAAGACCAAGCATTACAATAAGTACAATGAGCATTGCAATAAGAAGTTCAATAAGAGTGAAACCTTTATTATTTAATTTGAGTTCTTCCATATTTGCTTATTTCTATTATTTTTTGATTATTATTAATGTTTTTTAAGGTGATGCTACTTACTCCCAGCGCGCATGTTATAGTTCTTGGATATCCTTTTCTATCAAAAACCAATGTCTGAGAAACAGTGGCAGTTATTCCAGAAATAAAACTCTGAGATTTAACAGTCTCAGCATTATTAAAGTTACAGTTTCCGTCTGAATCTTTAAATATTGTATAACTACCTATATTGACTACTATTCCATAGGGTTCTTTAGAAATTGATTGAGATTTTATCCAGCTTATTTCATCTGTGAGCATATTTGCCTGTCTCATGAGTTCTCTGTCTGCTTTATATTTTGTATACTGGGAAACACCAACATACATGAGAATTGACAGAATTGCTATGATTATTAAAAGCTCAAGAATGCTGAAACCTGCTATTTTTCTATCCATGAAATAAACCTGCTTTCATATCCTGTAGCTACCTGTTGTTCCACTCTAAGCACAATCCCAGCTGATACCTGAATAAACTTTGTATACTCCCTTGAGCTTATTCCAGTTGTTATCTGAAATGGATTTCCCAAGGGAGGCACACCTCTGCCAAGAGAAATCTTCGGATATACAGTTACAGTTCCTTGAGTTCCACTTGTTGCCAGACTTGAAAGCACAACAGGTCTTGGATAGGCGGTACCTGATTTATAATATAAGGCAAGAAGATTTGAATTTCCTTCATAGGCGCATATATTTGAAGGAGGAGCAAAGCTTAAAGCATCTAATACTCCGCCAAATATGGCAGGCTGGCTTATTATTGCTTCTCCTGTAAGCTCATAATACCATCCGCGGGTTACTTCTTGAATTGAACTTATAGGTGTTGTATCATACACAACATCCACAAGCCCGCAGGAACTACCTGAACAGGAGCATAGTTTTTTAATCTCTGTAACTGTTGCCTGAACGGTGACTGAAGTTGTATCTGTAAGGTTAGTTTTTGAATAAGTATTTGAACAGGAGCCATCCCAGCATGGGTCTTTGTATCCTATAAGATAGTTTTTATAGGCAATGGTTTTGTCTGCCTGAGCAAGATATCTTCCTGTTCCAAAGAAAACCCAGAGATTGCCATATTCATCCTTTGTAAATGTGGAAGCAGCAAAGACAGGAGGAGCTTCATTATATGTTGAAGTTTTGAATGTTTCAAGATCTATTGCCTTTGAGACAGTTGCCGAGGCAAGTCCATTTTTAACAACAATTCTGTAAAACATGCCCCAGGTTTTCCCGCTTTTTAATCCATACAGCCCGAAATAAATCGCATCATCAGAATAATCAAAATCAACATCAACAGGCATTATATCTCCAGTTGCAGCATAGATATTGCTTGATAGAGAAAGTGTAAAATCTTTTGCTAATGTTCCATCTCTAATGTTTAAAAAATATATTTTTGTGGAAGAAGAAAAGCTTGTTCCATCAGGGCTGCTCGGTCCTGTTCCTGTAACCACATACCAGCTACTGCCAATTTTTGTGACAGCAGGAAAAGAAAGCGTAAGAGTTTGATCATCAAGGGATTTTTCCCATAAGAGAGAAGGATTTAAAGGGTCTGTAATATCAAGAACAAAGACACTTGATGAATAACTACTTAAGGCTTTTCCCCCAAATCCCATGGCTCCTACAAGAAGAGTTTTCCATGTCCCATCCACCTTTGCATCAACAACAAGGGTTCTGTAATCAACAGTTGGAACATGACAGTAGTCGGATTTTCCGTACCATATAAGATAGGGTATAGCATTCTTTGGAATGAATGCCCATTCTTCCCTTCCAATTTTATCAGTTCCTGTATCAGTAGGTGAATTTTGTAGTTTTGAAGGTTTTTCAAGATTTGCCTGATTTACAATTGTTCCTACTCTGAATGCATGAAGCATTCCATCGTTTGCGCCTACAAAAGTTAATGATGGACGATTTTTATAACTATCCTGTCTTATAAATTCTGCATATGTACTATCTCCGTATTTTATGTGATAGATATTAACAGGCTGATCAGAGACAACTGATGGAGTAGAATGGATTATATCCCCAAGCTTCCATGTTTTTGTTTGATTTATCCCACAGAATGATTGTATATTCAGTTCTCTTGGTCTCTGAACATAGGAAAGGGTTTTACATGTGGCGTCACCTGACAAATCCTCGCCTCTTAGATATCTTATTATACAGCCTGCTTTTGTTGAATCCACTGTTGAGTCAATGCTCTGCCATACTGTAGCAAGTGTAGATGCCTCTGTGGTGGTGAAATCTGTCAGGACTCCGTTTTTATTGTATTTTATGTTTCTTGAGGAAGTATCTATGTTTGCAAGCCAGCAACCGCTGTCAAAAACTGCTTTAAGCTCAGATATTTCTTTTACCTCTTGAAGCTGACATGTATCAGTTCCACCCTGTAGCACCGCTGTTTTTGTCTGGTCATCAACTATAACAAACTGGAATATTTTATCAATGGTATTCAAAATATTGAGAATAAATTTTTCAACTGTATCCTCTCTAAGGTTTTGACTAAGATCAATCCAGAAACTTCGTAAAAATCCAAGCCATCCAAGTTCTGTACCATCTTCCCTCTGATACTTGGGATAAAAATATGGCTGAATAACAAGGCTTGATATTCCAGTTCTTGAAGCAAGAGTTGCAACAGTAGAACCTGAGGATGCGCGGCGGAGAATATCAAATATGGCGGTTTTCACTGCTTCCTTTATTTCAGTTGCATCAGAGGCTGAATAAAAAGTATCGGGTTTTCCATCTCCATCTTTATCCCAGTCAGAAGAAGATGTTGGAAGAGTTGCACAGGAACTGCCTTTCCCGCAGTTAGTTGTTGAACAGCAGTCATCAACATAACTACAGCTTGTTTGGGGATAACTACTTAAAGCATCGGGCCATGTTTTTGTTCTGTCAAA
The Thermodesulfovibrio yellowstonii DSM 11347 DNA segment above includes these coding regions:
- a CDS encoding 4Fe-4S dicluster domain-containing protein, yielding MKDNEKCVGCLICMFACGRAHQAAGLESSCIKVRSQGGISRGFSVFVCRGCDDPPCARACPEDALIVRKTGGVLLKEERCTGCGYCVKACILDAIGWNNGKNKPVICIQCGECAKSCHYKVLEFVRK
- a CDS encoding aminotransferase class I/II-fold pyridoxal phosphate-dependent enzyme, with the protein product MVQNESMDMKKDVFEKCFKFTIAYELQKIGVYPYFRVIESAQGPEVIMNGKKMIMIGSNNYLGLTNHPKVKEAAINAIKKYGTGCAGSRFLNGTLDIHVELEEKLARFMRKEAALIFTTGFQVNLGVISSLIGKDDIVIIDKMDHASIVDGCRLSFGEVKRYKHNDIDDLERILRESEGKPRLVVVDGVFSMEGDIVKLPEVVALCKKYGTRLMVDDAHGIGVLGVTGRGTAEHFGLENEVDMIMGTYSKSLASIGGFIAGQKDVINYIKHFGRSFIFSASPPPASVAAVSAAIDIIESEPERREQLWKNTNKMLKGFKELGFDIGVAETPIIPVIVGEDELAFKFVMMLQEEGVFANVAVSPAVPPGKALIRTSYMATHTDEHLDRVLEAFKKVGKALGVI
- a CDS encoding NfeD family protein, which codes for MANRELLNKHLLSLIKYFICLLISFLSTSVYAKEIIVLTVNGVINPPHAEYTIKGIQKAHEQNAEAVIIQLDTPGGLDTSMRSIIKEMLNSQIPIVVYVSPKGARAASAGAFITLAAHIAAMAPGTNIGAAHPVAMGGEKMDKTMAEKITNDAVAYIKSIAKQRGRNIEWAEQAVRKSISSTETEALKLKVIDLIADDLNSLMKDINGMKVKTARGEVTLNTKTAKINKIEMNFREKLLNFISDPNIAYILLMIGIYGIIFELSNPGAILPGVIGAISLILAFYSLQTLPINYAAAGLILLGVILFILELKFTSHGLLTLGGVICFILGSIMLFDTANPLFKLSLSVIIPVTLVTALFFGVLLRLAYKAHKRKPVTGVEELIGLKGIAKTDIDRHRGMVMVHGELWQAVSDEEIKKDEEIIVEEVKGLTLKVRRAN
- a CDS encoding type IV pilus modification PilV family protein, with protein sequence MEELKLNNKGFTLIELLIAMLIVLIVMLGLLKGILEYNKFSIRAKMKDKATEIAKQFTAYIESLPYVSDGSGIQSILYANNSSWNNVICNSTSCSFFESETDFYNIGSPTGTNPIDGLSSKLRLYPSSNNVNAQCSCSGSNCPSTLPVCTYEGFSGKKIYLAVNIARIIDDYGRETGKAASVMVWYFEPFTNTLKQMTSVVIKEKR
- a CDS encoding aldehyde ferredoxin oxidoreductase family protein — protein: MIKEDPLNRVLYIDLTKKKFWIEERPELFTKYIGGTGVAIRLLHENCPNDIDPFSPDNPIIFAVGPLNGLFPIASKTVAMFKSPHTGNLGESHAGGRSAIAIRMAGYGAIVIKGKSERPCYIAIHSDKVYFRDATTLWGVKEGLSVGSLIRRQEPGAGLRTIMRIGPAGEKLISYSCVTLETYRHFGRLGLGAVFGSKNLKAVVISGKRDINVTNFKEYKQLYEELLLQLAESEKMKKYHELGTPANILPLSFSKGIPIKNLLTNEIEKIENISGESFAEKHLGRRVACSHCPVACIHLATLRKPYEDEPYFYRTVYLSYDYELIYALGSMLGITSSEDVLKLIEAVEDMGLDAISTGVILAWITEAFEKGIINETMTDGIVPEWGNTECYVELIRKIVYSNNELFNDLRRGIDYTSSKYGGKDFALTYGKNEMPGYHTGYGAHIGYLFGARHSHLDSAGYAIDREAMTTQKTVEELVERIIKEEQWRQILSSLVICFFAREIYTSDVIHKCLKLSGFGFSEEELSEIGREIYADKYRFKIKCGFDIDNLSLPKRVFEIPTSLGFIDKDFTDKAIVLLKEKIKSLL
- a CDS encoding type II secretion system protein gives rise to the protein MKRGYSIVEILIVIAIMGILAAGILSAYRFIAKENVTKHIVAKQEADVGVLINQLLKDVESAGFGVDVDNLTSTTITSGILKFPSLASREEIWSGCWAVLDNGSLTIKSKNFMGQDCEFPSAWYIILDSITKKNLCPSTLDYLCNDLTGMSGLGFYATTNDDYKYPQSFMVSYSLTQTNLPKECAQGTYNLIKTIGTSGYAGYQANQPIISCVLPNSFKVRAGIQSGGSIIYQDSVSSSDIQSHNLKLFRICLILQVGGKQDTVTTKPQFSTDCGGGPTIDSTWWNNIGRWYRWKVIEQDIQLRNYQ
- a CDS encoding NAD-dependent epimerase/dehydratase family protein; protein product: MKVLITGATGFIGSHLTEALLNENFDVYCIVRNPLKLRFLQGLNVKIIQGDCSQKETIEKIRWDFDYIFNLSGITKATHPEEFFQSNYLGTKNLVEVVAERNPSLKRFVHVSSLAAVGPCRDGKPVDEKTEPAPISEYGKSKLMGEKAVEFFKDKLPITIIRPPAVYGPRDSDFLTFFKMIKVGVVLYLTEAIYSMIYVNDLVNGIITASKSEKAVGETFFIAESQPYDTHQIVEAISDAVGKRPVKIKIPKGIGMFFIRVFQKFDKKSIINSDKLKELVQPCWVCDTQKAEQLLGFKTKTKLKEGMEWTAKWYRMNQWI
- a CDS encoding pilus assembly protein, whose product is MRKLFFFIFLFFISLLIKDHPTVESIDMADYCYVPPSIGQIASPNVLFVIDVSGSMSWCAYNPKTDREDCCGTSTGCGWTYKGTEEGYFNPDKLYERQFISIPNVGNGYVWVETTGTETTCPKRAYDIDTSKKYKGACLNFIYMTRVDLVRWAITGGKLSSCTSNDPKKCDPELYGQPAANLSCDSSGCFLESESGIKVKVPWTRIYDSLTFQFRSLTLQPRLGVMFYSGTGVRSNKVHVGDFTSSASFDGVNPYKNLIAAINYESPSGATPTAPALWDAYNYFAQNSPKYGGFTPQSGSGDQWRNPMYQCVDEDNNGVCQGSELKLVPCAKNFVILLTDGQWNYGGYPVTSTCKIDTGYEANSADPVVPAYWLHKKGFTNAPTGISSYVEAVYGIGLWLGGTGEKSLKQVAMYGAFDRTKTWPDALSSYPQTSCSYVDDCCSTTNCGKGSSCATLPTSSSDWDKDGDGKPDTFYSASDATEIKEAVKTAIFDILRRASSGSTVATLASRTGISSLVIQPYFYPKYQREDGTELGWLGFLRSFWIDLSQNLREDTVEKFILNILNTIDKIFQFVIVDDQTKTAVLQGGTDTCQLQEVKEISELKAVFDSGCWLANIDTSSRNIKYNKNGVLTDFTTTEASTLATVWQSIDSTVDSTKAGCIIRYLRGEDLSGDATCKTLSYVQRPRELNIQSFCGINQTKTWKLGDIIHSTPSVVSDQPVNIYHIKYGDSTYAEFIRQDSYKNRPSLTFVGANDGMLHAFRVGTIVNQANLEKPSKLQNSPTDTGTDKIGREEWAFIPKNAIPYLIWYGKSDYCHVPTVDYRTLVVDAKVDGTWKTLLVGAMGFGGKALSSYSSSVFVLDITDPLNPSLLWEKSLDDQTLTLSFPAVTKIGSSWYVVTGTGPSSPDGTSFSSSTKIYFLNIRDGTLAKDFTLSLSSNIYAATGDIMPVDVDFDYSDDAIYFGLYGLKSGKTWGMFYRIVVKNGLASATVSKAIDLETFKTSTYNEAPPVFAASTFTKDEYGNLWVFFGTGRYLAQADKTIAYKNYLIGYKDPCWDGSCSNTYSKTNLTDTTSVTVQATVTEIKKLCSCSGSSCGLVDVVYDTTPISSIQEVTRGWYYELTGEAIISQPAIFGGVLDALSFAPPSNICAYEGNSNLLALYYKSGTAYPRPVVLSSLATSGTQGTVTVYPKISLGRGVPPLGNPFQITTGISSREYTKFIQVSAGIVLRVEQQVATGYESRFISWIEK
- a CDS encoding prepilin-type N-terminal cleavage/methylation domain-containing protein; translated protein: MDRKIAGFSILELLIIIAILSILMYVGVSQYTKYKADRELMRQANMLTDEISWIKSQSISKEPYGIVVNIGSYTIFKDSDGNCNFNNAETVKSQSFISGITATVSQTLVFDRKGYPRTITCALGVSSITLKNINNNQKIIEISKYGRTQIK